In a genomic window of Heterodontus francisci isolate sHetFra1 chromosome 21, sHetFra1.hap1, whole genome shotgun sequence:
- the LOC137381088 gene encoding probable G-protein coupled receptor 139, with product MAVADLLVVITGPILRRISWIYFPDSFLSITPICSSINVLVFATAMVSVWLTVVFTFDRFVIICCEKLKEKYCTERTAALVIGTVSLLCSLECVPWYFICEPKYIIDIVPWCCIVKQSYYSSPSWTAFELFHRILTACVPFFLILLLNVLTVRRIIAANRVGSGLRCLSNGENHNDPEMENRRKSIILLFRLSGSFILLWVMQIVFYIYQRITKQYASSTNDPLYITEYTAAMLQLLSSCTNTCIYAVTQTKFREELKRVVKYPLNLIKTQELFVKNDGAKEHSWTSTEAALNQRSSCCLDDRTIGEKYNKYGEIRFDSTKKREAERPVEKNRFTFLPGLIKSSSSPQCFGNIRP from the exons atggcagtggctgatctcctggtcgttatcacaggTCCCATATTGAGGCGGATTTCTtggatttatttcccagattcattcctgtccattactcccatctgcAGTTCAATTAATGTCCTGGTGTTTGCAACCGcaatggtttctgtctggctgacagtcgttttcacctttgatcgatttgtaatcatttgctgtgagaagctgaaggaaaaatattgcactgagagaacagcggctCTGGTTATCGGAACAGTGAGTCTGCTGTGCTCTTTGGAATGTGTTCCCTGGTACTTTATATGTGAACCGAAATATATAATTGATATTGTTCCCTGGTGCTGTATCGTGAAACAGAGCTACTATAGTTCCCCCTCATGGACCGCGTTTGAGTTGTTCCACCGCATTTTAACTGCTTGCGTAccattctttctgattttgctgttaAATGTACTGACGGTCAGACGAATTATAGCGGCCAATAGAGTCGGCAGTGGACTCCGGTGcctcagcaatggagagaatcacaatgacccagagatggagaatcgaaggaaatcaatcattttactgtttagattatctggcagttttatactgttatgggtgatgcagattgtattttacatctatcagcgaattacaaaacaatatgcTTCCTCGaccaatgaccctctttatatcacagaatacacagcagcaatgctgcagcttctcagttcctgcaccaacacgtgtatttatgctgtgacccagacgaaattcagagaggagctaaaGAGGgtcgtgaaataccctctcaatctaatT AAGACACAGGAATTGTTTgtcaaaaatgacggtgctaaagagcacagctggacatcaactgaagcagctctcaatcaaaggaGCTCCTGTTGCCTTGATGACAGAACGATAGG AGAAAAGTACAATAAATATGGAGAAATAAGGTTCGACAGCACGaagaagagagaagcagagaggccGGTGGAGAAGAACAG gtttactttcctcccagggctgattaaaagttcgagttcacCTCAGTGCTTTGGAAATATcagaccctga